The Glycine soja cultivar W05 chromosome 3, ASM419377v2, whole genome shotgun sequence genome window below encodes:
- the LOC114407112 gene encoding uncharacterized protein LOC114407112 has protein sequence MTHDFDATNRNRDTATITRGRTLFGPLEHITSGETAKPLTPYPNLHRVLDVFTVMFSCLYNICEQSCDIFEFLVVNEYFSCLPCGHIYGMPCIKKWLQHRRSSHKRIGSIEAKCTALETVGFGWHKKEAAFHLQVQKLTERNTYLEQLLLDMQNRESASINSNFELQEDYQQRVNQTQIGEVSMGVTQEEGRVAHIADLLANFCLSVSWQTQSLKLLHRVVAHLEKIDKAFSRWWL, from the exons ATGACTCATGACTTTGATGCCACTAACCGGAACAGAGACACCGCCACGATCACGCGTGGCAGAACTTTGTTTGGACCTTTGGAGCACATCACATCTGGTGAAACCGCTAAGCCGCTAACCCCTTACCCTAATTTACATCGTGTATTGGATGTGTTTACTGTAATGTTTAGTtgtttatataatatatgtgaACAATCTTgtgatatatttgaatttttggtAGTGAATGAGTACTTCAGTTGTCTTCCTTGTGGACACATATATGGCATGCCTTGCATCAAAAAATGGCTTCAACACCGCAGAAGTTCCCATAAG AGAATTGGGTCAATTGAGGCCAAATGTACCGCCCTTGAAACTGTG GGCTTTGGTTGGCACAAGAAAGAAGCTGCCTTCCATCTTCAAGTTCAGAAACTTACAGAG AGAAACACTTATTTGGAGCAGCTGCTACTAGATATGCAGAACAGGGAATCTGCATCGATAAATAGCAATTTTGAATTGCAG GAGGACTATCAACAACGTGTTAATCAAACGCAGATTGGTGAGGTCTCGATGGGTGTGACGCAAGAGGAAGGACGAGTTGCCCACATTGCAGATTTACTTGCAAACTTCTGTCTTAGTGTGTCGTGGCAGACTCAGAGTCTCAAACTCCTTCATCGAGTAGTGGCACACTTGGAGAAGATCGATAAGGCTTTTAGCAGATGGTGGTTATAA
- the LOC114407111 gene encoding E3 ubiquitin-protein ligase RFWD3-like isoform X2 → MDSTLFLNPADFELPHDYDENAEANLIEIPADFGLSHDDDDETDDEEEDDDDDEDEEYVPAGAPPRVSHDAPRVSTSNSEVVTLIESQNKRRRTEGGEASCSFANGSLSQENEWASPDVDGLLCPICMDAWTNNGEHHICCLPCGHIYGMSCIKKWLQHRRNSNKCPQCKVKCSLKDVRKLYASQVVAVEEENQKRIRSLEAKCAALESKVSNWHKKETGWQKREAALSFQVQKLTEGSDCHKKEAGWQKKEAALNLQVQKLTERNTYLEMLLDMQNRQLMFNFELQMSLMSPFEMQDILLPSGTNGVKDLHISASHSSSSLALFASLGKKLSVLSLDSGNLVVNYDLQVPAWSCSWDLNNSHYIYAGLQNGSVLVFDMRQTAGPMKSLVGLTSNPVHTVHALAQTSSLSSGVKTILSASAVGLCQWNLDSEERPLMVPETDNQGVCISLAYCPSSDDIVASYRPKYDMSMDLRHSQPSPTPPRTQHGVQGTHVLFNRMGSHHFQKVGSSYASVSKFLLPKCVIMDIEDQSRLFASLNEDTRDLVLHALPSFSVLQQLKMQAQGRDLRYSPSHGILGCLSENTLQLFSKRSW, encoded by the exons ATGGATTCAACACTATTTCTAAACCCCGCAGACTTTGAATTACCCCACGACTACGACGAAAACGCAGAAGCAAATCTCATTGAAATTCCCGCAGACTTTGGATTATCCcacgacgacgacgacgaaaccgacgatgaagaagaagacgacgacgacgacgaagaCGAAGAGTATGTTCCCGCCGGGGCGCCTCCTAGGGTTTCGCACGACGCTCCCCGTGTCAGTACATCCAACAGCGAAGTCGTTACCCTCATCGAATCGCAGAACAAGCGCCGTAGAACCGAAGGAGGCGAGGCTTCTTGTTCCTTCGCGAATGGGAGCCTGAGCCAAGAGAACGAGTGGGCCAGCCCTGACGTTGACGGTCTCCTTTGCCCTATTTGTATGGACGCTTGGACCAATAACGGCGAGCATCACATCTG CTGTCTCCCTTGTGGACACATATATGGCATGTCTTGCATCAAAAAATGGCTTCAACACCGCAGAAATTCCAATAAG TGTCCTCAATGTAAAGTGAAATGCTCGTTGAAGGATGTGAGGAAACTCTATGCCTCTCAAGTAGTGGCCGTCGAGGAAGAAAATCAGAAG AGAATTCGGTCACTTGAGGCCAAATGTGCTGCCCTTGAAAGCAAG GTAAGTAATTGGCACAAGAAGGAAACTGGATGGCAGAAAAGGGAAGCTGCATTGAGTTTTCAAGTTCAGAAGCTTACAGAG GGAAGTGATTGCCACAAGAAAGAAGCCGGATGGCAGAAGAAGGAAGCTGCATTGAATCTTCAAGTTCAGAAGCTTACTGAG AGAAACACTTATTTGGAGATGCTACTAGATATGCAGAACAGGCAAttgatgttcaattttgaattgCAG ATGAGCTTGATGTCTCCATTTGAGATGCAAGACATCTTACTGCCTTCTGGCACAAATGGTGTTAAAGACCTACACATTTCTGCTTCTCATAGTAGTAGTAGCCTGGCCCTCTTTGCTTCTCTAGGAAAGAAATTATCAGTGCTCAG CTTGGACAGCGGCAACcttgttgtcaattatgaccTACAG GTTCCTGCATGGTCTTGTTCATGGGATCTCAACAATTCACATTACATATATGCTGGACTACAG AATGGTTCTGTCTTGGTGTTTGATATGCGCCAAACTGCAGGACCCATGAAATCCCTTGTTGGTTTGACTAGCAACCCTGTGCATACTGTACATGCTCTTGCACAAACTTCAAGTTTGTCTTCTGGTGTTAAAACCATCCTATCTGCATCTGCTGTTGGCCTTTGTCAGTGGAACCTTGATTCTGAAGAGCG GCCGCTTATGGTTCCTGAAACTGATAATCAAGGAGTTTGCATATCCCTTGCCTATTGCCCTAGCAGTGATGACATTGTTGCTTCATACCGACCGAAATATGACATGTCCATGGATCTGCGTCACTCTCAACCATCGCCAACTCCTCCTAGGACGCAACACGGAGTACAGGGCACTCATGTCTTGTTCAATAGAATGGGCAGTCATCATTTCCAAAAGGTGGGTTCCTCGTATGCCAGCGTAAGTAAATTTCTACTACCAAAATGTGTAATTATGGACATAGAGGATCAGAGCAGATTGTTTGCGTCTTTGAATGAAGATACACGTGATTTGGTCTTGCATGCGTTGCCATCTTTTAGTGTTCTTCAGCAATTGAAAATGCAAGCTCAGGGTCGTGATCTTAGGTACTCACCTAGCCATGGAATTCTTGGTTGTTTAAGTGAGAACACATTGCAGCTTTTTTCCAAACGCTCGTGGTAA
- the LOC114407111 gene encoding E3 ubiquitin-protein ligase RFWD3-like isoform X1 — protein MDSTLFLNPADFELPHDYDENAEANLIEIPADFGLSHDDDDETDDEEEDDDDDEDEEYVPAGAPPRVSHDAPRVSTSNSEVVTLIESQNKRRRTEGGEASCSFANGSLSQENEWASPDVDGLLCPICMDAWTNNGEHHICCLPCGHIYGMSCIKKWLQHRRNSNKCPQCKVKCSLKDVRKLYASQVVAVEEENQKRIRSLEAKCAALESKVSNWHKKETGWQKREAALSFQVQKLTEGSDCHKKEAGWQKKEAALNLQVQKLTERNTYLEMLLDMQNRQLMFNFELQKTFDLDGARVFDMDISNQILLIAQKRKAIGGMHLLTKMSLMSPFEMQDILLPSGTNGVKDLHISASHSSSSLALFASLGKKLSVLSLDSGNLVVNYDLQVPAWSCSWDLNNSHYIYAGLQNGSVLVFDMRQTAGPMKSLVGLTSNPVHTVHALAQTSSLSSGVKTILSASAVGLCQWNLDSEERPLMVPETDNQGVCISLAYCPSSDDIVASYRPKYDMSMDLRHSQPSPTPPRTQHGVQGTHVLFNRMGSHHFQKVGSSYASVSKFLLPKCVIMDIEDQSRLFASLNEDTRDLVLHALPSFSVLQQLKMQAQGRDLRYSPSHGILGCLSENTLQLFSKRSW, from the exons ATGGATTCAACACTATTTCTAAACCCCGCAGACTTTGAATTACCCCACGACTACGACGAAAACGCAGAAGCAAATCTCATTGAAATTCCCGCAGACTTTGGATTATCCcacgacgacgacgacgaaaccgacgatgaagaagaagacgacgacgacgacgaagaCGAAGAGTATGTTCCCGCCGGGGCGCCTCCTAGGGTTTCGCACGACGCTCCCCGTGTCAGTACATCCAACAGCGAAGTCGTTACCCTCATCGAATCGCAGAACAAGCGCCGTAGAACCGAAGGAGGCGAGGCTTCTTGTTCCTTCGCGAATGGGAGCCTGAGCCAAGAGAACGAGTGGGCCAGCCCTGACGTTGACGGTCTCCTTTGCCCTATTTGTATGGACGCTTGGACCAATAACGGCGAGCATCACATCTG CTGTCTCCCTTGTGGACACATATATGGCATGTCTTGCATCAAAAAATGGCTTCAACACCGCAGAAATTCCAATAAG TGTCCTCAATGTAAAGTGAAATGCTCGTTGAAGGATGTGAGGAAACTCTATGCCTCTCAAGTAGTGGCCGTCGAGGAAGAAAATCAGAAG AGAATTCGGTCACTTGAGGCCAAATGTGCTGCCCTTGAAAGCAAG GTAAGTAATTGGCACAAGAAGGAAACTGGATGGCAGAAAAGGGAAGCTGCATTGAGTTTTCAAGTTCAGAAGCTTACAGAG GGAAGTGATTGCCACAAGAAAGAAGCCGGATGGCAGAAGAAGGAAGCTGCATTGAATCTTCAAGTTCAGAAGCTTACTGAG AGAAACACTTATTTGGAGATGCTACTAGATATGCAGAACAGGCAAttgatgttcaattttgaattgCAG AAAACATTTGATCTGGATGGTGCTCGTGTTTTTGATATGgacatttcaaatcaaattttattaattgcaCAAAAGCGAAAGGCAATAGGTGGAATGCACTTGTTAACTAAA ATGAGCTTGATGTCTCCATTTGAGATGCAAGACATCTTACTGCCTTCTGGCACAAATGGTGTTAAAGACCTACACATTTCTGCTTCTCATAGTAGTAGTAGCCTGGCCCTCTTTGCTTCTCTAGGAAAGAAATTATCAGTGCTCAG CTTGGACAGCGGCAACcttgttgtcaattatgaccTACAG GTTCCTGCATGGTCTTGTTCATGGGATCTCAACAATTCACATTACATATATGCTGGACTACAG AATGGTTCTGTCTTGGTGTTTGATATGCGCCAAACTGCAGGACCCATGAAATCCCTTGTTGGTTTGACTAGCAACCCTGTGCATACTGTACATGCTCTTGCACAAACTTCAAGTTTGTCTTCTGGTGTTAAAACCATCCTATCTGCATCTGCTGTTGGCCTTTGTCAGTGGAACCTTGATTCTGAAGAGCG GCCGCTTATGGTTCCTGAAACTGATAATCAAGGAGTTTGCATATCCCTTGCCTATTGCCCTAGCAGTGATGACATTGTTGCTTCATACCGACCGAAATATGACATGTCCATGGATCTGCGTCACTCTCAACCATCGCCAACTCCTCCTAGGACGCAACACGGAGTACAGGGCACTCATGTCTTGTTCAATAGAATGGGCAGTCATCATTTCCAAAAGGTGGGTTCCTCGTATGCCAGCGTAAGTAAATTTCTACTACCAAAATGTGTAATTATGGACATAGAGGATCAGAGCAGATTGTTTGCGTCTTTGAATGAAGATACACGTGATTTGGTCTTGCATGCGTTGCCATCTTTTAGTGTTCTTCAGCAATTGAAAATGCAAGCTCAGGGTCGTGATCTTAGGTACTCACCTAGCCATGGAATTCTTGGTTGTTTAAGTGAGAACACATTGCAGCTTTTTTCCAAACGCTCGTGGTAA